One genomic window of Opisthocomus hoazin isolate bOpiHoa1 chromosome 16, bOpiHoa1.hap1, whole genome shotgun sequence includes the following:
- the LOC104332579 gene encoding arylacetamide deacetylase-like 4 → MAVVYTLLVLFLAVFVAGFILLVMGAINFDISNSEIPPGVNQPAKLRIVHIYLISSAVVGKILENIGICSQISFVRYMQGWKTLGVDPKLFIKDLEFEKVPVRIYQPKVPSPSQRKGVMFFHGGGWVFGSLETHENLCRAIARESESVVVSVGYRLAPEHKYPAAYEDCLNATIHFMKNIEHYGVDPARIIVCGDSAGGNLAAAVSQTLAGRSDLPRLRAQILIYPGLQALDFNLPSYQQNQGVPLLFRERVAFYMLQYLNGDVLHMQEVLTGSHIPPDVKLNYRKWVSPDNIPEKFKARGYKPHVLLDCTPEVYETMKRFCEPNLCPLLAEDAIVHQLPESFILTCEYDVLRDDGLLYKKRLEDNGVRVTWYHLEDGFHGIISLFDYCGLSFPAGKRGLDNIMNFLKSL, encoded by the exons ATGGCAGTTGTTTACACACTGCTGGTGTTATTCTTAGCAGTTTTTGTTGCTGGATTTATATTGTTGGTCATGGGAGCAATTAATTTCGATATCTCCAACTCAGAAATTCCTCCTGGAGTGAATCAGCCTGCAAAGCTCCGAATCGTTCACATATATTTAATAAGCAGTGCTGTGGTG GGAAAGATTTTGGAAAATATTGGCATCTGCAGTCAGATTAGCTTTGTCCGGTACATGCAAGGTTGGAAGACTCTAGGAGTGGACCCGAAGctcttcatcaaggacctggagTTTGAGAAAGTGCCTGTAAGGATTTATCAGCCTAAGGTTCCATCTCCCAGCCAAAGGAAAGGAGTTATGTTTTTCCATGGAGGAGGCTGGGTATTTGGAAGTCTTG AGACCCACGAAAACCTATGCCGCGCTATTGCCAGAGAAAGTGAATCAGTGGTTGTATCTGTTGG GTATCGTTTAGCCCCTGAACACAAATACCCTGCTGCGTATGAAGACTGTCTTAACGCTACCATACACTTTATGAAGAATATTGAGCACTATGGCGTGGACCCTGCCCGTATCATTGTCTGCGGGGACAGTGCCGGGGGCAATCTAGCAGCTGCTGTTAGCCAGACCCTTGCAGGTAGATCAGACCTCCCCAGACTACGTGCTCAGATCTTGATCTACCCAGGCCTTCAGGCACTGGACTTCAATTTACCATCCTATCAGCAGAATCAGGGAGTCCCTCTCTTATTCCGAGAACGTGTCGCTTTCTACATGTTACAGTACCTAAACGGGGATGTATTGCATATGCAGGAGGTCTTGACGGGTTCCCATATTCCTCCAGATGTTAAATTAAATTATAGGAAGTGGGTGAGTCCAGATAACATCCCTGAAAAATTTAAGGCCAGAGGCTACAAACCACATGTGCTACTTGACTGTACACCTGAAGTTTATGAAACAATGAAAAGATTCTGTGAGCCCAACCTGTGTCCACTGTTAGCCGAAGATGCTATTGTTCACCAGCTGCCCGAATCTTTCATCTTGACTTGCGAGTATGATGTGCTACGAGATGACGGCTTGCTTTACAAGAAGAGACTGGAGGACAATGGAGTTCGAGTGACCTGGTACCACCTCGAGGATGGATTCCATGGAATCATAAGCTTATTTGATTATTGTGGTTTGTCATTTCCAGCTGGAAAAAGGGGTCTTGACAATATAATGAACTTTCTAAAAAGCTTATAG